A genome region from Anastrepha ludens isolate Willacy chromosome 3, idAnaLude1.1, whole genome shotgun sequence includes the following:
- the LOC128857961 gene encoding uncharacterized protein DDB_G0286175 — protein sequence MSSKVSSLEEKVKLPPTETISRCYQPPGKNRKVIRILTVAVYVLCVSLAAIMLSLYYIFIWDPTIRPFVTKGNQCDKIVIPEKIAIRLLNSSEVTAEQFYKHILEQYRLLNQLQQQRQQFLQKQHLHLQQLAAGNKFQEIFATATIIQANPNDPILKPVTPTNGTFLLDPSRPIVNNIEPRIPILDTAQAPIPILAPASALATASSSATALTAANTSNGHNKRKSHRKHYNNNNHHRHTSRKNHRKTATAVAVNNNADNNNNNNDYEPEPFVVETPPMNPPILSVVQEPYTQLPIPLVLNSREDKRPLYYTHGERRGGARKRVGYDTQTYMNPLLTGELIFEK from the exons ATGAGTTCAAAAGTCAGTTCGTTGGAGGAGAAAGTGAAACTCCCGCCAACGGAGACGATAAGCCGGTGTTATCAGCCACCAGGCAAGAATCGTAAAGTCATCCGTATACTTACGGTGGCGGTGTATGTGCTATGCGTCTCGTTGGCGGCGATTATGTTGTCGCTGTACTACATCTTCATTTGGGATCCAACCATTAGACCCTTTGTCACTAAGGGCAACCAATGTG ACAAAATTGTGATACCAGAGAAAATCGCCATACGCCTACTCAATTCATCGGAAGTAACCGCCGAGCAATTCTACAAACACATACTCGAACAATATCGTCTACTCAATCAGCTACAACAGCAACGACAAcaatttctacaaaaacaacatctgCATCTACAACAACTTGCAGCCGGCAATAAATTTCAAGAGATCTTCGCCACAGCGACAATAATACAAGCAAATCCAAATGATCCGATACTTAAACCGGTCACACCCACAAACGGTACCTTCCTACTTGATCCATCGCGTCCCATAGTGAATAACATCGAGCCGCGTATACCCATATTGGATACAGCGCAAGCGCCAATACCTATACTGGCACCCGCTTCAGCGCTTGCCACGGCATCTTCTTCGGCGACGGCGTTGACAGCGGCCAATACGAGTAACGGACACAACAAACGTAAATCGCATCGCAAgcattacaacaataacaaccatcATCGGCACACATCACGCAAGAATCATCGAAAGACCGCTACAGCAGTCGCAGTTAACAACAATGCggataacaacaataacaacaatgacTATGAACCCGAGCCATTTGTAGTGGAGACGCCACCAATGAATCCGCCCATATTGTCCGTCGTGCAGGAGCCTTACACACAGCTGCCCATACCGTTAGTTCTAAATTCGCGTGAGGATAAGCGTCCGTTATATTATACACATGGTGAGCGTAGGGGCGGAGCGCGAAAACGGGTAGGTTACGATACGCAGACATATATGAATCCGCTGCTGACCGGAGAACTAATTTTCGAGAAATAA